The Vibrio tarriae genome includes a window with the following:
- the parC gene encoding DNA topoisomerase IV subunit A: MSTEISFDGVEQLPLRKFTEDAYLNYSMYVIMDRALPYIGDGLKPVQRRIIYAMSELGLSASAKYKKSARTVGDVLGKYHPHGDSACYEAMVLMAQPFSYRYPLVDGQGNWGAPDDPKSFAAMRYTEAKLSKFAEILLSELGQGTVDWQPNFDGTMQEPKMLPARLPHILLNGVTGIAVGMATDIPPHNVREVADATIHLIDNPNAPLTDLMQYVKGPDFPTEAEIITPTIELEKIYRSGRGSVRMRAVWCKEGSDIVITALPHQVSGAKLLEQIAAQMRAKKLPMVEDLRDESDHENPTRIVIVPRSNRVDCDLLMNHLFASTDLEKSFRVNLNMIGLDNRPQVKGLVQILSEWITFRRETVRSRLQYRLDKVLARLHVLQGLLIAYLNIDEVIEIIRTEDDPKAVLMARFNLTDIQADAILDTKLRHLAKLEEMKIRGEQDELEKERKKLEELLGSERRLNNLLKKEIKADADKFGDDRRSPLVEREEAKALTERDLMPSEAITVVLSEKGWIRHAKGHDVDCQSLNYKAGDNYLTHACGKSNQQAVFLGSDGRSYSLESHTLPSARGQGEPITGRLNVAEGTTIRQVVMGEEDQLWLVGSDAGYGFVCKGDDLLSKNRSGKALINLPENSEVMTPQVIADLDNDEILAITNQGRMLLFPIKDLPQLSKGKGNKIINIPAAKAKTREEVLSSLMVLPQGASITLYAGKRKLGLKVSDLDNFRGERGRRGALLPRGLQRVTAIEIETSAEPESTPHSEDE; this comes from the coding sequence ATGTCTACTGAAATCAGCTTTGATGGCGTTGAACAGCTGCCGCTGCGCAAATTTACTGAAGACGCTTATCTCAACTATTCGATGTACGTCATCATGGACCGTGCCTTGCCCTACATTGGCGATGGCTTAAAACCGGTTCAACGACGCATCATCTACGCGATGTCTGAGTTGGGTCTCTCGGCATCGGCCAAATACAAAAAATCAGCACGTACCGTGGGTGATGTACTGGGTAAATACCATCCGCATGGCGATTCGGCCTGTTACGAAGCCATGGTGTTGATGGCGCAGCCATTCTCTTATCGCTATCCGTTGGTGGATGGTCAGGGTAACTGGGGTGCACCGGACGATCCGAAATCGTTCGCGGCCATGCGTTATACCGAAGCCAAATTGTCAAAGTTTGCCGAGATTCTGCTTAGCGAATTAGGCCAAGGCACCGTAGATTGGCAGCCAAACTTTGACGGCACCATGCAAGAGCCGAAAATGTTACCAGCGCGTCTGCCGCACATTCTGCTCAATGGTGTTACCGGCATCGCGGTAGGTATGGCCACCGACATTCCACCGCACAACGTGCGTGAAGTGGCGGATGCGACGATTCACCTTATCGATAATCCTAACGCGCCGCTGACCGATTTAATGCAGTACGTCAAAGGCCCAGATTTCCCGACTGAAGCGGAAATCATCACCCCAACGATTGAGCTAGAGAAGATCTACCGCTCGGGGCGTGGCAGTGTAAGAATGCGTGCTGTGTGGTGCAAAGAAGGTTCGGACATCGTGATCACCGCGCTGCCGCATCAAGTTTCTGGCGCGAAGCTGTTGGAGCAGATTGCGGCGCAGATGCGCGCTAAGAAGCTGCCGATGGTGGAAGATTTGCGCGATGAATCGGACCACGAGAACCCAACGCGTATCGTGATCGTGCCGCGCTCAAATCGCGTCGATTGCGATCTGCTGATGAACCACTTGTTCGCCTCAACGGATCTGGAAAAGAGCTTCCGCGTTAACCTGAACATGATTGGTCTCGACAATCGTCCTCAGGTTAAAGGTTTAGTGCAAATCTTGAGTGAGTGGATCACTTTCCGCCGTGAAACGGTGCGCTCGCGTCTGCAATACCGCCTCGATAAAGTGCTGGCTCGTTTGCACGTTTTGCAAGGTTTGCTGATCGCTTATCTCAATATTGATGAAGTGATTGAGATCATCCGTACCGAAGACGATCCAAAAGCGGTGCTGATGGCGCGTTTCAACCTGACGGATATTCAAGCTGATGCGATCTTAGATACCAAGTTACGCCACTTGGCGAAACTGGAAGAGATGAAGATCCGCGGTGAGCAAGATGAGCTGGAAAAAGAGCGTAAAAAACTGGAAGAGCTACTCGGCTCTGAACGTCGCTTGAACAATCTACTTAAGAAAGAAATCAAAGCGGATGCCGACAAGTTTGGCGATGATCGCCGTTCACCACTGGTCGAGCGCGAAGAAGCCAAAGCGCTGACTGAGCGTGATTTGATGCCAAGTGAAGCGATCACCGTCGTGCTGTCTGAAAAAGGCTGGATCCGTCACGCCAAAGGTCATGATGTGGATTGCCAGAGCCTGAACTACAAAGCGGGCGATAATTACCTGACCCATGCCTGTGGTAAGAGCAACCAGCAAGCAGTGTTCTTGGGCAGTGATGGCCGCAGTTACTCACTAGAATCTCACACGCTGCCATCAGCGCGCGGTCAAGGTGAGCCGATTACCGGACGTTTGAACGTAGCTGAAGGCACCACGATTCGTCAGGTTGTGATGGGCGAAGAAGATCAGCTCTGGCTGGTCGGCTCGGATGCCGGCTACGGCTTTGTGTGTAAAGGCGATGATCTGCTGTCGAAAAACCGCAGTGGTAAAGCGCTGATCAACTTACCGGAAAACTCGGAAGTGATGACGCCACAAGTGATTGCCGATCTCGATAACGATGAGATCCTTGCGATTACTAACCAAGGGCGAATGTTGCTGTTCCCGATTAAGGATCTGCCGCAACTGAGCAAAGGTAAGGGTAACAAGATCATCAATATTCCTGCGGCGAAAGCGAAAACCCGTGAGGAAGTGCTGTCAAGCCTGATGGTATTACCACAAGGCGCATCCATTACCCTGTATGCGGGTAAGCGTAAGCTAGGCTTGAAGGTGAGCGATCTGGATAACTTCCGTGGTGAACGCGGCCGCCGTGGTGCTTTGTTGCCCCGTGGCTTGCAACGCGTGACCGCGATTGAGATTGAGACCTCAGCGGAGCCAGAATCAACCCCGCATTCGGAAGACGAATAG
- the coaE gene encoding dephospho-CoA kinase (Dephospho-CoA kinase (CoaE) performs the final step in coenzyme A biosynthesis.), which translates to MSFVVALTGGIASGKTTVANLFHDQFGIDLVDADVIARDLVAPETEGLRAIAAHFGPSVLQADGSLNRAALRERIFAGSNEKAWLNQLLHPMIRQGMRQALTQATSPYALLIVPLLVENQLQTMADRVLVVDVDEKIQIERTMARDKVSREQAQAILAAQASRAQRLAIADDVLKNDAENQKLLPQITLLHQKYLAMSRQNL; encoded by the coding sequence ATGAGTTTTGTCGTGGCACTGACCGGCGGCATCGCCAGTGGCAAAACCACGGTCGCCAATCTGTTTCATGATCAGTTCGGCATCGATTTGGTTGATGCCGATGTGATAGCTCGTGACCTAGTGGCTCCCGAAACGGAAGGATTAAGAGCGATTGCCGCCCATTTTGGGCCAAGCGTGCTACAGGCCGATGGTTCACTCAATCGTGCCGCGCTGCGTGAACGCATCTTTGCTGGCTCTAATGAAAAAGCGTGGCTGAACCAACTGCTGCATCCGATGATCCGCCAAGGTATGCGCCAAGCGCTCACCCAAGCTACCTCACCTTACGCACTGTTGATTGTGCCCCTGTTGGTCGAGAACCAACTACAAACCATGGCCGATCGCGTGTTAGTGGTCGATGTGGATGAAAAAATACAGATTGAGCGCACCATGGCGCGCGATAAGGTATCACGCGAGCAAGCTCAGGCAATCCTTGCTGCGCAAGCCTCGCGCGCACAACGTTTGGCGATTGCTGATGATGTGCTCAAAAATGACGCAGAAAACCAGAAACTTTTGCCTCAAATCACACTATTGCACCAAAAGTATCTAGCCATGAGCAGGCAAAATTTGTGA
- a CDS encoding pilin, whose protein sequence is MKAYKNKLQKGFTLIELMIVVAIIGVLAAIAIPAYQNYVTRSEVSSGLATLKALITPAELHYQQNGTAAFVTLAQLGTVGTANDLGTIDSALANALPVLTFTFDGDSSINGGVLTFTRNADTGWSCAPTAPAIAVDGCQ, encoded by the coding sequence ATGAAAGCGTATAAAAACAAACTACAGAAAGGTTTTACCTTAATTGAATTGATGATTGTGGTAGCGATTATTGGTGTGTTAGCTGCAATTGCAATACCTGCATATCAAAACTATGTAACCAGATCAGAGGTTTCATCTGGTTTAGCCACATTAAAAGCTCTGATTACTCCTGCGGAGTTACATTATCAACAAAATGGCACTGCAGCTTTTGTTACACTAGCACAATTAGGAACTGTTGGTACTGCAAACGATCTAGGTACTATTGACTCAGCATTAGCTAATGCCTTACCTGTACTCACCTTTACATTTGATGGTGACAGCTCAATCAATGGTGGTGTTTTAACCTTCACTCGTAATGCCGATACTGGCTGGAGCTGTGCCCCAACAGCCCCAGCAATTGCGGTTGATGGCTGCCAATAA
- the zapD gene encoding cell division protein ZapD, producing the protein MTTHQFEHPLNEKTRIYLRVEALLNQMERASTFSDGIQHQLFFRSLFDMLEIFEQIQLKSELAKDMEKQRLTYRSWLHVEGVDQEMLSSLLAELDEVHRDLMSAERFGQSLKEDRFLSAIRQRFNLPGGSCCFDLPALHYWLHLPLDRKMRDAQQWMQTVTPLSNALKLWLKLTRETGHYRSRLASNGFYQSDAEDANILRLAIPLEYGVYPMISGHKNRFAIKFIDFHSGQACTQDIAFDLAVCC; encoded by the coding sequence ATGACCACGCACCAGTTTGAACACCCTCTCAATGAAAAAACGCGCATCTACCTGCGTGTCGAAGCGCTGCTCAACCAGATGGAGCGAGCGTCCACTTTCAGTGATGGGATTCAACATCAGCTCTTTTTTCGCTCACTGTTCGATATGCTTGAGATTTTTGAGCAAATTCAACTGAAAAGTGAACTGGCGAAAGATATGGAAAAACAGCGCTTAACCTATCGCAGTTGGCTTCATGTAGAAGGTGTGGATCAAGAGATGCTTAGTTCTCTTCTGGCCGAACTCGATGAAGTGCATCGGGATTTGATGAGTGCCGAGCGTTTTGGCCAATCACTCAAAGAAGATCGATTTCTCAGCGCGATTCGTCAGCGTTTTAATCTACCGGGTGGTTCTTGCTGCTTTGATCTGCCGGCGCTGCACTACTGGCTACATCTACCGCTGGATCGCAAAATGCGTGATGCCCAGCAGTGGATGCAAACCGTGACACCGCTTTCGAATGCACTCAAGCTGTGGCTTAAATTGACTCGAGAAACCGGCCACTACCGCTCACGCTTAGCAAGCAACGGTTTCTACCAAAGCGATGCGGAGGATGCCAATATCCTACGCCTTGCGATTCCGCTCGAATACGGTGTATACCCGATGATTTCTGGGCACAAAAACCGTTTTGCTATCAAGTTTATCGATTTTCACAGCGGGCAAGCCTGCACTCAAGATATCGCCTTTGATTTAGCGGTGTGCTGCTAA
- the yacG gene encoding DNA gyrase inhibitor YacG, which translates to MTKKLTIVKCPQCGTDVEWGEQSPHRPFCSKQCQMIDFGEWADEEKAIPGAPDMSDSDGWSEDQY; encoded by the coding sequence ATGACCAAAAAACTCACCATAGTGAAATGCCCACAATGTGGCACCGATGTGGAATGGGGCGAACAGAGCCCACACCGCCCTTTTTGTAGTAAACAATGTCAAATGATTGATTTTGGCGAATGGGCAGATGAAGAGAAAGCCATTCCCGGCGCACCGGATATGTCCGACAGCGATGGCTGGTCAGAAGATCAGTATTAG
- a CDS encoding prepilin peptidase, with product MELFYFYPWLFPVLATLFGLIVGSFLNVVIYRLPKIMEREWRAECAASFPEYGITPPEGKLTLSLPRSTCPHCQTPIRVIDNIPLLSWLVLRGKCSHCKAPISARYPLIELLTALMSLVIATHFPFGVFAVALLFFSYMLIAATFIDFDTMLLPDQLTLPLLWGGIALALLGFSPVSLSDSVIGAMAGYLSLWSIYWLFKLLTGKEGMGYGDFKLLAALGAWLGWQLLPVIVLLSSVVGVIFGLIQLRQQKKGIEMAFPFGPYLAIAGWFALLWGNKLIDWYFTTWVGQPL from the coding sequence ATGGAACTGTTTTACTTCTACCCTTGGCTGTTTCCGGTGCTCGCCACGCTGTTTGGCTTGATTGTCGGTAGCTTTCTCAATGTGGTGATTTACCGCTTACCGAAAATCATGGAGCGTGAATGGCGCGCCGAGTGTGCTGCGAGTTTTCCTGAATATGGCATCACGCCACCAGAGGGTAAACTGACCCTCAGTTTGCCGCGTTCCACTTGCCCACATTGCCAAACGCCAATTCGCGTGATCGATAATATCCCGCTACTCAGTTGGCTGGTGCTACGCGGCAAATGCTCACACTGTAAAGCGCCAATCAGCGCTCGCTACCCCTTGATTGAGCTACTCACAGCCCTCATGAGCTTAGTGATTGCCACTCACTTTCCATTCGGTGTGTTTGCCGTGGCGCTGCTATTTTTCAGCTATATGTTGATTGCAGCGACCTTCATCGACTTCGATACCATGTTGCTGCCCGATCAATTAACGCTACCTTTACTGTGGGGGGGTATTGCACTAGCACTGCTTGGCTTTTCTCCGGTCTCACTCAGTGACTCCGTGATCGGCGCTATGGCGGGTTATCTCTCACTGTGGTCGATTTATTGGCTGTTTAAACTACTGACCGGCAAAGAAGGCATGGGCTATGGCGATTTCAAATTACTCGCGGCACTGGGCGCTTGGCTGGGTTGGCAGCTGTTGCCTGTTATCGTGCTGCTCTCATCGGTGGTTGGAGTGATTTTCGGTTTAATCCAACTGCGCCAGCAGAAAAAAGGCATCGAAATGGCCTTTCCGTTTGGCCCTTATCTCGCCATCGCTGGATGGTTTGCCTTACTGTGGGGCAATAAATTGATTGATTGGTACTTCACCACTTGGGTAGGACAACCGCTATGA
- the pilB gene encoding type IV-A pilus assembly ATPase PilB, producing MLTNLVAILRQAELISAAQEQAVVTQVSASGTSVPEALLSLGIFPAQELTEQLSHIFGLPETDLSRYDYASLCQQLGLRELITRYDALPIAKQGNLLQLAVSDPTLLQAEEEFRFATGLQVELALADHRALQAAIRRLYGRTIQGAANQGKEISQDELANLVKVGDEELQSIEDLSQDDSPVSRFINQVLLDAVRKGASDIHFEPYEAQYRIRLRCDGILVETQQPASHLSRRLAARIKILSKLDIAERRLPQDGRIKLRLNSDTAIDMRVSTLPTLWGEKIVLRLLDSSAANLDIDKLGYNPQQKQLYLNALKRPQGMILMTGPTGSGKTVSLYTGLRILNTSQINISTAEDPVEINLSGINQVQVQPKIGFGFAEALRSFLRQDPDVVMVGEIRDLETAEIAVKAAQTGHLVLSTLHTNSAAETVVRLANMGVEPFNLASSLSLIIAQRLARRLCKHCKIAVRPSALLQNQFAFQPNEVLYEANAAGCNECTGGYSGRVGIYEVMAFNTELAEAIMQRASIHQIESLAKANGMLSLQESGLEKLREGITSFAELQRVLYF from the coding sequence ATGCTCACCAACCTTGTTGCTATCTTGCGTCAGGCTGAGTTAATCAGCGCGGCGCAAGAACAAGCGGTGGTTACCCAAGTAAGCGCTTCGGGAACTTCGGTGCCCGAAGCGCTGCTCAGTTTGGGCATTTTCCCCGCCCAAGAACTGACCGAACAACTGAGCCATATTTTCGGCTTGCCGGAAACCGACCTTAGCCGCTACGACTACGCCAGCCTGTGCCAACAGCTTGGGCTGCGTGAACTGATTACCCGCTACGATGCATTGCCGATTGCCAAGCAAGGCAACTTGCTGCAGCTCGCAGTCTCAGACCCAACCTTATTGCAAGCCGAAGAAGAGTTTCGTTTTGCCACTGGGTTACAAGTCGAACTAGCACTAGCCGATCATCGCGCACTACAAGCCGCAATCCGCCGTTTGTATGGCCGAACCATTCAAGGTGCCGCTAACCAAGGTAAAGAGATCAGCCAAGATGAGCTCGCCAATCTGGTTAAAGTCGGAGATGAAGAACTTCAGTCAATTGAAGATCTCAGCCAAGATGATTCGCCGGTCAGTCGCTTTATCAATCAAGTGCTGCTCGATGCAGTGCGTAAAGGCGCCTCCGACATTCATTTTGAGCCTTATGAAGCGCAATACCGCATTCGGCTGCGCTGCGATGGGATCTTGGTGGAAACTCAGCAACCGGCCAGCCATTTAAGCCGCCGTTTAGCGGCGCGGATTAAAATTCTCTCTAAATTAGATATTGCCGAACGCCGCTTACCGCAAGACGGTCGAATCAAGCTGCGCCTTAATAGTGATACTGCGATTGATATGCGGGTTTCGACACTCCCGACCTTATGGGGTGAAAAAATCGTGCTGCGTCTACTCGATAGCAGCGCCGCCAATCTGGATATTGATAAGCTCGGTTATAACCCGCAACAAAAGCAGCTCTACCTCAATGCCCTCAAAAGACCGCAAGGGATGATTTTGATGACTGGCCCAACCGGCAGCGGCAAAACCGTTTCACTCTATACTGGGCTGCGCATTCTCAACACGTCGCAGATCAATATCTCGACCGCGGAAGACCCGGTAGAAATTAACCTCTCTGGGATTAACCAAGTGCAAGTGCAGCCCAAAATCGGCTTTGGTTTTGCCGAGGCACTGCGCTCATTTCTGCGCCAAGACCCGGATGTGGTGATGGTCGGCGAAATACGCGATCTGGAAACCGCAGAAATCGCAGTCAAAGCCGCGCAAACTGGTCACTTAGTGCTTTCCACCCTGCACACCAACTCGGCTGCCGAAACGGTCGTTCGTTTAGCCAATATGGGGGTGGAGCCGTTTAATCTTGCTTCATCACTCAGTTTAATCATCGCCCAGCGCCTCGCACGCCGCTTGTGTAAGCACTGCAAAATCGCGGTACGCCCTTCTGCCCTATTGCAAAACCAATTTGCGTTTCAGCCGAATGAAGTCTTGTATGAAGCCAATGCGGCTGGGTGCAACGAGTGTACGGGCGGCTATTCAGGGCGCGTCGGTATCTATGAAGTGATGGCGTTTAATACCGAGCTGGCAGAGGCCATTATGCAACGCGCCAGCATTCACCAAATTGAAAGTTTAGCCAAAGCCAATGGTATGTTGAGCTTGCAAGAGTCTGGCCTTGAAAAGCTGCGCGAAGGCATCACCAGTTTTGCCGAACTACAACGCGTACTCTATTTTTAA
- the parE gene encoding DNA topoisomerase IV subunit B: protein MTEQYNAGAIEVLNGLEPVRRRPGMYTDTTRPNHLGQEVIDNSVDEALAGYASKIQVILHADQSLEVIDDGRGMPVDIHPEEKVSGVELILCKLHAGGKFSNKNYQFSGGLHGVGISVVNALSKRVEVAVRRDGQVYEIAFEHGDKVTELTVTGTCGRRNTGTSVHFWPDTKYFDSPNFSVSRLINNLRAKAVLCPGLEIIFTDKVNNNEHRWLYEDGLKDYLAEGVKGYTLLPEEPFTGEFTAQTEAATWAVIWLPEGGELITESYVNLIPTAQGGTHVNGLRQGLLDAMREFCEFRNLLPRGVKLTGEDVFDRCAYVLSIKMQDPQFAGQTKERLSSRQSAAFVSGVVKDAFSLWLNEKPQLAEQLAEVCIANAHSRMRASKKVVRKKIASGPALPGKLTDCTVQDLNRTELFLVEGDSAGGSAKQARDREFQAVMPLRGKILNTWEVSADQVLASQEVHDISVALGIDPDNDNLEALRYGKVCILADADSDGLHIATLLCALFTRHFRALVKAGHVYVAMPPLYRIDCGKEVFYALDDQEKEGVLERLSQKKAKVNVQRFKGLGEMNPLQLRETTMDPNTRRLVQLTIDDAEATDEMMDMLLGKKRADDRRAWLQRNGDMAEV, encoded by the coding sequence ATGACTGAACAATATAATGCTGGGGCCATTGAGGTTCTCAATGGCTTAGAACCAGTGCGTCGCAGACCGGGAATGTATACCGACACCACGCGCCCCAATCACCTTGGGCAAGAAGTGATCGACAACTCCGTCGATGAAGCGCTGGCCGGATACGCCTCCAAAATTCAGGTAATTCTTCATGCCGATCAATCGCTCGAAGTGATTGATGACGGGCGAGGCATGCCCGTCGATATTCACCCTGAAGAGAAGGTCTCAGGGGTGGAGCTTATTCTGTGCAAACTGCACGCCGGTGGTAAGTTCTCCAACAAAAACTACCAATTCTCCGGTGGCTTGCACGGGGTGGGTATTTCGGTGGTGAATGCGCTCTCCAAACGGGTAGAAGTAGCGGTACGCCGTGATGGTCAAGTGTATGAAATTGCCTTTGAACATGGCGATAAAGTGACTGAGCTGACGGTTACGGGGACTTGCGGCCGTCGCAATACCGGTACTAGCGTGCATTTCTGGCCAGACACCAAATACTTTGACTCACCGAATTTCTCCGTATCGCGCCTGATTAATAACTTGCGCGCCAAGGCGGTACTTTGCCCCGGTTTAGAAATCATCTTTACCGATAAGGTGAATAACAACGAGCACCGCTGGTTGTACGAAGATGGCCTAAAAGACTATCTGGCCGAAGGGGTGAAAGGTTATACCTTACTGCCGGAAGAGCCGTTTACGGGCGAGTTTACTGCGCAAACCGAAGCGGCAACGTGGGCGGTGATTTGGCTACCCGAAGGTGGCGAGCTGATCACCGAAAGCTACGTTAACCTGATCCCAACCGCGCAAGGTGGTACCCATGTCAACGGTTTACGCCAAGGCTTGCTGGATGCGATGCGCGAGTTTTGTGAGTTCCGCAATCTGCTGCCACGCGGGGTCAAATTGACGGGCGAGGACGTGTTTGATCGCTGTGCTTATGTACTGTCGATCAAGATGCAAGATCCGCAGTTTGCCGGCCAAACCAAAGAGCGCCTCTCTTCACGCCAATCGGCGGCGTTTGTCTCCGGTGTGGTGAAAGATGCCTTCAGCTTGTGGCTTAATGAGAAACCGCAACTGGCAGAGCAGTTAGCCGAAGTTTGTATTGCCAACGCGCACAGCCGAATGCGTGCCAGCAAGAAAGTGGTGCGTAAGAAGATCGCTTCAGGCCCTGCCTTACCGGGTAAATTGACCGACTGTACAGTGCAAGACCTTAACCGCACCGAACTCTTCTTGGTGGAAGGGGATTCGGCGGGTGGCTCGGCGAAGCAAGCGCGGGATCGTGAATTCCAAGCGGTAATGCCACTGCGCGGTAAAATCCTCAATACGTGGGAAGTTTCTGCCGATCAGGTATTGGCTTCACAAGAAGTACACGACATCTCGGTTGCACTGGGTATTGACCCGGACAATGACAACCTCGAAGCACTACGTTACGGCAAAGTCTGTATTCTTGCCGATGCGGACTCGGATGGTCTGCATATCGCAACTTTGTTGTGCGCATTGTTCACACGTCATTTCCGCGCGCTGGTGAAAGCTGGTCACGTCTATGTTGCCATGCCGCCGCTCTACCGCATCGACTGTGGTAAAGAGGTGTTCTACGCACTGGATGATCAGGAAAAAGAGGGCGTGTTAGAGCGTCTGAGCCAGAAAAAAGCCAAAGTGAACGTGCAACGCTTTAAAGGCTTGGGTGAAATGAACCCGCTGCAACTGCGTGAAACCACGATGGATCCCAACACTCGCCGCTTGGTGCAACTGACCATTGATGATGCAGAAGCGACCGACGAGATGATGGATATGCTGCTGGGTAAAAAGCGTGCGGATGACCGCCGAGCTTGGCTGCAACGTAACGGCGATATGGCAGAGGTGTAA
- a CDS encoding type II secretion system F family protein, whose product MKATQTLPLKNYRWKGINSNGKKVSGQMLAITEIEVRDKLKDQHIQIKKLKKGSVSVLARLTHRVKGKDITILTRQLATMLTTGVPIVQALKLVGDNHRKAEMKSILAQITKGVEAGTPLSKAMRTASPHFDTLYVDLVETGEMSGNLPEVFERLATYREKSEQLRAKVIKALIYPSMVMLVALGVSYLMLTMVIPEFESMFKGFGAELPWFTQQVLKLSHWVQAYSLWALIAITAAIFGLKALRKNSFQIRLKTSRLGLKFPIIGNVLAKASIAKFSRTLATSFAAGIPILASLKTTAKTSGNVHFETAINEVYRDTAAGMPMYIAMRNTEAFPEMVLQMVMIGEESGQLDDMLNKVATIYEFEVDNTVDNLGKILEPLIIVFLGVVVGGLVVAMYLPIFNLMSVLG is encoded by the coding sequence ATGAAAGCGACCCAAACCTTACCTTTGAAAAACTATCGCTGGAAAGGCATTAACAGCAACGGCAAAAAAGTCTCCGGCCAGATGCTCGCCATCACTGAAATCGAAGTGCGCGATAAGCTCAAAGATCAGCATATTCAGATCAAAAAACTCAAAAAAGGCAGTGTCTCTGTACTGGCGCGCTTAACCCATCGCGTCAAAGGCAAAGACATCACGATTTTGACTCGACAACTGGCAACCATGCTCACCACGGGCGTACCGATTGTGCAAGCTCTCAAGCTAGTGGGAGATAACCATCGCAAAGCCGAGATGAAATCGATCTTGGCACAAATCACTAAGGGCGTTGAAGCGGGTACACCACTTTCCAAGGCGATGCGCACGGCCAGCCCCCATTTTGATACCCTGTATGTCGATCTGGTCGAAACCGGAGAGATGTCCGGTAATTTGCCCGAAGTATTTGAGCGTTTGGCCACCTACCGCGAGAAAAGTGAACAGCTACGCGCCAAGGTGATTAAAGCGCTCATCTACCCTAGCATGGTGATGTTGGTGGCGCTCGGGGTTTCCTACTTAATGCTCACCATGGTGATCCCAGAGTTTGAAAGCATGTTCAAAGGTTTTGGTGCTGAATTGCCTTGGTTTACGCAACAAGTGCTTAAACTCTCACACTGGGTGCAGGCGTACAGTTTATGGGCACTTATCGCCATCACAGCGGCCATTTTTGGCCTGAAAGCACTGCGTAAAAACTCCTTCCAGATCCGTTTAAAAACCAGCCGCTTAGGGCTGAAATTTCCGATTATTGGCAATGTGCTCGCTAAGGCTTCCATTGCCAAATTCAGCCGCACTCTCGCCACCAGCTTTGCCGCGGGGATACCAATTCTCGCCAGTTTGAAAACCACGGCAAAAACCTCCGGCAATGTGCACTTTGAAACCGCGATTAATGAGGTGTACCGCGATACCGCGGCCGGTATGCCGATGTACATTGCCATGCGCAATACCGAAGCCTTTCCCGAAATGGTGCTGCAAATGGTGATGATCGGTGAAGAGTCAGGTCAACTGGACGATATGCTCAACAAGGTGGCGACCATTTATGAATTTGAAGTCGATAACACGGTCGATAACTTAGGCAAAATTCTTGAGCCGCTGATCATCGTCTTTCTTGGCGTAGTCGTGGGTGGTTTGGTAGTGGCGATGTACTTACCTATCTTTAACTTAATGAGTGTATTGGGTTAG